Genomic window (Streptomyces yatensis):
ACAGCCGTACCTCGTCGGCGTTGCCCTCGGCGAGGGTGTGGGCGCACTCGATCATCCGCAGCGTCTCGCGCAGCGCGCCCTCGGGGCGGAACCGGTCGTCGATGAAGACCGGCAGCACCTGCACATCCACTCCGCCCTCGCGCAGCTGCGGCAGCCAGCGCTCCCGGAAGTAGCCGGCCCAGCGGTGCGGTGGGCGGGCGGTGATGGCGATCAGCAGGTCGTTATGGGCGTCGGCGACGACGGCGCGCTGGTGGAGTGCACGGCTCATAGGGCACGGCTCATGAGGACGACGGTGTCCTTTCGTGGGACGTTCGTGGAGCGGGAAGCGGCGTCGGTCATCGTGGCGTACGCGCCGCCCACCGGGCCATGGGTTTTCGCCCGGCCCGACGCCGGTCCCGCGCGGCCAGGTGCCGGTCCCGCGCGGCCAGGCGCCGGTCCCGCGCGGCCAAGCCCCGGTCCCGCGCGGTCAGGCGCGCCGGTCCTCGGTGGCCGGACGCCCATCGTCGGCGGTCAGTTGAGGGCGATCAGCCCGATGGCCACCCCCGCGCCGAGCAGCCCCAGGGCCTGGGGCCGGGTGATCCGCTCCCGCAGGAACGTCAGCGCGAGCAGCACCGGCACCGCCGGATAGAGCGCGGACAGCACCACCGCCACGGACAGCAACTCCTGCCGGGTGGCCAGCAGATACAGGACGGTCGCCACCGTGCCGAGGACGCCCGCCACCGCCGCCACGGCGACCTCCCGGCGGGGCAGCCGCAGCCGGGCACCGGTCGCGGGAAACAGCGCGAGGATGACGGCCACCGACACGGCCCGGCTGACCACCACCGGCCACCAGCCGGCCGTGGCCGGTATCCGGGCCAGCGCGAAGAAGTGCACGGCCAGGCCCACTCCGGCGACCAGCGCCATGACCAGGGCGGGGGACAGCCGGTCGGCCCCTTGTGCCCGCCCGGCCCGGGCGGCGGCCGGTGTCGCCGCCGGACGCGCCTCGACACCCGGACGGGCCTCGCCGCGCCCGCCACCCTCACCGCGCCCGCCGCCCTCACCGCGCCTGCCGCGCCCGCCCCGCTCGCCGCCCTCACCGCGCTCGCCGCGCCTGCCGCGCTCGCCGCGCTCGCCGCGTGAGACCAGCCAGAGGGCGGGCAGCCCGAGCGCGATCCCGGTGAGCGCCAGGGGCGAGGGCCGGTCGCCGAGGAGGGCGATCCCGGCCAGCACCGGCAGCCCCACCGCCGTGACATCGCTGACCGGCACCACGACGCTCATCGGCCCCTGGTTCATCGACCAGTAGAGGCACGCCACGCCCACGCCGGTGCCGAGCCCCGAGAGCGCGCCCCAGGCCAGGGCCGCGGCCGGGGCGGTGGCGCCCTGGGTGAACAGCACCGGGACGAGGCTGACCACCGTGCCGGCCAGCTGTGCCCAGGCCGCGACCGTCACCCCGTGCCGGCGGCGGGAGACCAGGCCGCTCAGGAAGTGGGTGGTGCCGAAGCAGAGCGCCGAGGCGAGGGCGAGCAGCTCACCCATGGTCCGTACGGGCCCGGTCCTCGGCCGCCGCCCGAGCGGCCGCCCGGTCCGCGGCGCCGACCGGGCACTCCACGCCGTCCGGGGTGCAGGCGGCCCGGTCGCACAGCCGGCACATCCGGTCGGCCGAGCCACTGCCCTGGTAGAGCCCGTCGAGCAGCTTCGCCAGCAGGGTTCCGAGCTGGCGGATCTCCGTATCGCCGAGGCCGTCCAGCACCCCGGTGAGCTGGGAGGTCCGCGAGGTCAGCAGCTGGCCGGCGGTCCGCCGGCCCTTGGCGGTGGGGTGGACCCCGGTCCAGTTGCCGATCGTGCGGCGCCGCTCGACCAGCGCGTCCCGCTCCAGCCCGTCGACCATCCGCACCGCCGCGGACTGGGTCAGCCCCACTCGGCGGCCGAGCTCGGTCACGCTCACGCCGGGGTCGGCGCGGAGCACGATCAGCGCGGCGGCCGCGCTCATGCTCAGGCGGGACGCGGAGGCCGGGGCGCTGAGCAGATCGTCCGTGATCGCCAGTGCCGTGGCCCCCAGCAGATTCGCCACCCGTTCTCTGTCATCATGCATGACTCATGCATACCCGGGATGGGCGGATGCCATGCCCCGGCCGGCGGGGTGAGAGGATCGGACGGACGGGCCCGAGGGACGGAGGCGGGAGATGTCGGTGGAGATCACCTGGTGGGGGCACGCCACCGCGACCGTGCGGGACTCCGGGGTGCGGGTGCTGACCGACCCCCTGTTCGCACGGCGGCTGGCCCATCTGCGGCGCCGCCGGGGGGCCGTACCACCGGCCGCCGCGGCGATCGCGGACGTGGCCCTGGTCTCGCATCTGCACGCCGACCATCTGCACCCCGGCTCGCTGGCCAAGCTGCTGCCCGGCACCCGGCTGGTGGTACCGCGCGGGGCCGGACGGGCGGTGCCCGGGCTGCGGCGGGTGGTGGCGGCGCGGGGGCTGCGGGTGACCGAGATGGCGCCGGGGGATGTGTGCACGGTCGGCGAGGTGCGGATCCGGGCGGTACCGGCCGAGCACGACGGGCGGCGGCTGCCGTACGGGCCGAGCCGGGTGCCCGCGCTGGGATACGTGCTGAGCGGCGAGTCGACCACGTACTTCGCGGGCGACACCGGGCTGTTCGACCGAATGGCGGAGGCCGTGGGCGCATGCGATGTGGCGCTGCTCCCGGTGGGCGGCTGGGGTCCCTACCTCGGCCCCGGCCATCTCGACGCGGGCCGCGCGGCCCAGGCGCTGGCGCGGCTGGGGGCGCGCTGCGCGGTGCCGGTGCACTACGGGACGTACTGGCCGATCGGGATGGACGCGATCCGTCCGCATGAATTCCACGCCCCCGGCGACGACTTCGTGCGCCACGCCGGGCGGCTGGCCCCCGACGCGGTGGTGCACCGGCTGGGGCACGGGGAGTGCGTCCGACTGGAGCCCGCCAGGTGATGGGGGATCTGGCGAATCTGGTGGACGTGGTCGATCTGGCCCGGCGCGTGCCCTCCGAGTCGACCCAGCAGGCGGTGGGGTATCCCTCGCTGTTCCTGCTGGTCGTGTTCGGGTCGCTGGTGCCGGTGGTACCCACCGGTGCGGTGGTCTCCTCGGCCGCGGTGGTCGCCATCCACCAGACCGCTCCCCCGCTGTCGCTGCTGGTGGTCTTCGGGGTGGCCTCGCTGGCGGCCTTCACGGGCGACGTGATGCTCTACTGGCTCGGGCGGCGCGGGGTGGCTTCGAAGAACGGCTCCCGGTGGCTGGAGCGGATCCACGACCACGCCGCGCCGGAACGGCTGGACCAGGCGCAGGCGCGGCTGGAGGAGCACGGCGTGGCGGTTCTGGTGCTGTCCCGGCTGATCCCGGCGGGCCGGATACCGGTGATGCTGGCCTGCCTGCTGGCGCGCTGGCCACTCCGGAGATTCGCCCACGGCGCCGGGCCCGCGGCACTGGCCTGGGCGGTGACGTATCAGCTGATCGGGATCCTGGGCGGCTCGCTCTTCCCCGAACCGTGGGAGGGCGTGGCGGCGGCCGTGGTGCTGACGGTGGTGATCAGCACGACCCCCGCCCTGTGGCGCCGCCTGCGCCGCCGCACCGCCCGCGACGCGCAGAGCGAGGCGGCGGGCTGACACCCTCTCTCTCCCTCGGGCCGCCGTCACACCGGCCACAACGCCGGGTTCTCATCCACTTCTTGTGGAGCGGTGACGCGGCGTCACGATGCCCAGAACGCACCTTCCGGCGCGTCCTGGCCCCTCTGGACGCCGATGCCCTGGACGAGGCGACCTGCGCATACGTTGCGGACATCACCCGCGGCACCGTGCCGGCGCCCGAGATCCCGCCCACCCCCGGGGCCGGCGGAACGCGGACAGCGCCGTGCCGCCCAGCGTGCGGACCAGCATCCGGCGCCGGACGGGCTACTGCCCGCCGCGGCCCTCGACGGCAACACCCGTAGTCGGCGCTCGGCTCAGTTGTCGAGCGCGCCCATGGACTGGTCGAGAAGCGAGGCCAGGCTTTTGGTTCCATCGCAGGCGAGCCACGCTTGGGTGGCCGCGTCGAGGCAGGCGAGACCTGCACCGACGAGCGCAGCCGCCACGGGGTCGTGGGGCGAGGAAGACCGGCCGAGCCGTCGGCACATCTCCGGATCCAGCAGTTCGTGCCAGCGCTGTTGCTTCTCCCAATGCCGGGCCTTCAGCGAGGGTGTCTCGCACATCATGGTGAAGAACCGGAGGGAGCGGTCGGGCTCGCCCGCGTGCTCTTCGGTTACGACGTCGAACGCATGACGAAGGGCGGTCCACGGCCGCTCCTCGTCAGGCCGTGAGGTGAACGCGGAGGCGACGCGCCGGCCCAGTCCATGGAGGCCGTCGAGCGCGACGTCCTCTTTGGTCTTGAAGTAGCGGAAGAACGTCGCGCGCGAGAGTCCGGCCTCGGCGGCAATCTGGTCGACGGTGGTGTTGTCGAAGCCTTGGCCGTCGAACAGCCGTGACGCTACGGCGACCACTTCAGCCTTCATGACCTCGCGGGCCAGGCTTCGCAGCGGGCGTGCCGCAACCGAGTGGCCGCTCGGGTCGGGCGAGGTATTCATCACACTCCAGCGTAGCCGTCAGCGGGACTTTCTGAGACTGAGTCTTGGTTTGATACTGCGTCTCAGATCGATCGGGAAGACGACTTGACCCACGGTCAGGCGCACCGACCAGATCTCACGCAACGAGGAGTAGCCATGAGCACCTCTACCCAGCAGCGCGCCGCCTTCGAGTCCTTCCTCGACGGCATGCACAGCGCGGACAACGACGCCATCGCCCGTAACCTCGCCGAGAACGTGGTGCTGAACAGTCCGTTCCTCTCCGAGCCGATCACCGGCCACGAGGCAGTCGCGAACGTCCTGAAGACCGTCAGCAGGCTGGCCGACGACCTCACCGTGGAAGAGATCCTCAGCGGTGAGACCCACCACGCCGCGTTCTTTCGACTGCGGATCGAAGACACCGAAGTCAACGGAATGGACTACGCCCGACTCGATGCGGACAACAAGATTGCGGAGCTGTCCGTGCTGTGGCGCCCGCTGCCGTCCATCGTTGAGATGCAGGGACACATTGCGCCGATCATCGGTGTGCCGGCTCTGGAACTGCGCACGAAGGGGGAGTGACGACGAAGACAGTGACCCTACGCCCGTACGGGCGAGGCGGAAGGCTTGTTCCGCGCCGGAGAAGAGGGCGTCGTCGGCTTGGGCGGTGCGGATCGTGCGGCGCTCGGTGCGCCCGTGCCCGCGGTCGTCCTCGGTCTCGGTCGGAGGGGACAAGGGAGCACCCCCGGCCCGGCGCCCGGCGCCGCGTCCCACGGCTCCAGGCGGGTGGCGCCCGGAAGCGGGGTGGCGTCCGGACGCCGATGGCCTCCGGGAAGAGCGGGGTCAGCCGTTCAGGCTCAGTACTTCTCGCAGCGCACGCGTCACCGCGGCCTCCGGGTCGGGCACCGACCGCTCCACCCGCCAGGCGACGAAGCCGTCGGGGCGGACCAGGACGGCCCCGTCGGGGGCGGTGCCGTGGAGTTCGGCCCAGTCCACGCCCGGTTCGGGGGCGAGTTCATGGTCCGGTCCGTCGCCCACCCGGTAGCAGTCCAGCGGTACGCCGAGGGTGTCGGCGGCGCGGTGGCCCGCCTCGTACCAGGAGGACCCGCCCGGCCCGGTGAGCAGCACGCAGGTGCGCTCGTACAGGTCGAGGGTGGACAGCCGCACCCCGCAGCGGTGCACCCACATATGGGGCGCGCGGCTGCCGGGCTCGGCCGAGACCATGAAGTGGTCGGGCACCGCGGGCGCGGCGGCGTCGGCACCGACGACCGCGCCGCGCACATAGCGGTAGCCCATCGCGACGGCCATGACATTGCTCTGCGGGCCCCGGTCCTCGCTGGCGGGCGCCGAATAGCCGGGGTGGCTGTGCTCGGCCGAACGGGCGGCGGCGCGGGCGCTGGTGGCCTGGGCGACCGGGCGCCGCTCCATGCCGTAGGTCTCCAGCAGGCCGGGACCCGCCCAGCCGCCCATGACGGCGGCGATCTTCCACGCCAGGTTGTGGGCGTCCTGGATACCGGTGTTGGAGCCGAAGGCACCGGTGGGCGACATCTCGTGCGCGGAGTCCCCGGCGAGGAAGACCCGGCCGTCGGAGTAGCGGTCCGCCACCCGCTCGGCCGCGTGCCAGGGGGCCTTTCCGGTGACCTCGACCTCCAGGTCGGGCATGCCGACGGCGGTACGGATGTGCTGGGCGCAGCGCTCGTCGGTGAACTCCTCCAGCGCCTCGCCGCGCTCGGGGTGCCAGGGGGCGTGGAAGACCCACTGCTCCTGGTTGTCGACGGGCAGCAGCGCCCCGTCCGCCTCCGGGTTGGTGAGGTAGCAGGCGATGAAGTGGCGGTCGCCGACCGCGTCCGCGAGCCGCTTGGCGCGGAAGGTGATGGACACGTTGTGGAACAGCTCGCCGCGGCCGCTCTGCTCGACGCCGAGCGCCTCGCGCACCGGGCTGCGGGGGCCGTCGGCGGCGATGAGGTAGTCGGCGCGGACCGTGGAGCGCTCTTCGGACCTGCGGTCCAGGAGCACGGCGGTGACCCCGTCCGCGTCCTGTTCGAAGGAGATCAGCTCGGTGGAGAACCGCAGATCGCCACCGAGATCCTGGGCCGCGCTGAGCAGCACCGGCTCCAGGTCGTTCTGGCTGCACAGACACCATCCGGCAGGGCTGATCCGGGCGGCCTTGCCACCCGGGTCCATCTCCCGGAAGAGCCAGTTGCCCTCCGTGCCGGTCAGCGACGGGGTCTGCAGGATTCCGTGGTTGTCGGCCAGGACGGACGCGGCCTCGCGGATCGCGGGCTCGACTCCGGCGGTGCGGAACAGCTCCATCGTCCGGATGTTGTTCCCCCGTCCGCGCGGGTGGTGCGAGGTGCGCGGGTGTTTTTCGACCAGTAGATGACCGATCCCCAGTCGGCCCAGGAACAGTGAGGCGGACAGGCCCACCAGGGAGCCGCCCGCGATGAGGACGGGCACACGCTCAGCATTGTCGGCAAGACGGTTCATTGTGCTGCTATGCCCGGTGTTTCCGGGCTCTTCCGGGACGCTGACGAGGCGTTCGCTCGGATGGCTCACATATCTCGCGCCATTGGTGGGTGCACCCCACGATCGTCTAACGGGCGGGTGTCCTCGATGCCCGGAAGGACGCGTCCGCGAAATAAGGAGTGGAATATGAGCACCCTGTCCGACATTCCGGAGACCACGGTGAACCAATCGCCGACCACCGTGGAATCCGCTCTCACCGACACCAGATTGCGCGTCGTCTTGCTGGTGCAGGTCAACAGCGGTGCCGAGCAGCGCTTTCTGCGTGCCTATGACCAGTTGTCCCAGCAGGTGGCCGCGGTGCCCGGGCACATCAGCGACCAGCTCTGCCAGTCGATCGAGAACCCCTCCCAGTGGCTGATCACCAGCGAATGGGAAAGCGCCCCTCCGTTCCTGGCCTGGGTGGACTCTCCCGCGCACCGGGAGATGGTCAAGCCCTTCCACGGCTGTGTCGAGGACACCCGCTCGCTGCGGTTCAGCATTCTGCGGGAGACCCTGACCGCCGGATCCGCGCCGGTCGATGTGACCACCCGGGGTGTCGACGCCGCGCTGCGGGTCGGCGACGGGCTGGTCCGGCAGGCGCTGACCTTCACCGTGAACCCCGGCAGCGAGGACACCGTCGCCAAGATCCTCGCCGACTACGCCTCACCGGAGGCACGGGTCGACGAGACCACCCGGCTCTCCCGCACCTCCGTCTTCATGAGCGGCAACCGGGTCGTACGGGCCGTGGAGGTCAAGGGCGATCTGACCGCGGCACTGCGCTTCGTGGCCCGGCAGCCGGAGATCAAGGCCGTCGAGGAGGCCATCAATCCGTATCTGGAGGAGGACCGCAACCTCGACGACCCCAGCTCGGCACGGGAGTTCTTCGCCCGGGCCTCGCTGCCGGTGGTCCACCACATGACGGCCGGCGGACCGCGCCCCGCCCAGGGCGTCCACCGGCACGCGCTGCTCTACCCGGTCAAGACCGGCTGCGGACCGGCGGTGGCCAGTCTGCTGGCCCGGCAGGACGAGCTGGCGGTGAACAAGGAGATGACCGCCGAGCAGTCCGCGAAGGCCCTGCTGAGCAGCACCATCTTCCAGCGTGACGACATCGTGGTCCGGCTGGTGGACCTGAGCGTGCCGCTGGACCGGCACCCCGCCATGGCGGCCGGCGTGAGCGGACGGCGGGCGGCCGCGGTGCTGGGCCGCCTCCTCGACCTCGGGGCGGACGGGGCGGTGATCGACCTGTCCGTGGACGACGGGCTGCGCCGCTTCCTCGCCGACTGCGACATGACCCCGATCACCGACCGCCAAGCGGCGGACCACTGACGCCCCTCTCCCCCTTCACCTTCCCACCCCCTGTGGCGCGGACCGCGCAACGCTACCTGGAGGAACTCATCATGACCACGCAGCCCCCTCTCGTCGTCGACCTCGCCGCGGTCGCCCCCAACCGCCGGCGCGGTGGCGATGTGCGCGCCATGCTCACACCGCCGCTGGTGGGCGCCACGAGCGGCTTCATGGGGATGGCCATCGTGGGGCCCGGTGAACGGGTCACCGAGCACTACCACCCGTACTCCGAGGAGTTCGTGTACGTCGTCAGCGGCGACATGGAGGTGGACCTGGACGGCGAGGCGCATCCGCTCCGCCCCGACCAGGCGATCCTGATCCCCATCAATGTGCGGCACCGGTTCCGCAACGTGGGCAGCACCGAGGCCCGGATGGTCTTCCACCTCGGCCCCCTGGCGCCGCGCCCCGAGCTCGGCCATGTGGACACGGAGTCCGCCGAACCCGCCGAGGCGACGTCGTGACCCGACGGGTGGTGGTCACCGGGCTCGGTGTCGTCGCCCCCGGGGGTGTGGGCGTTCCCGCGTTCTGGGACATGCTCACCGCGGGCCGTACGGCCACCCGCAACATCACGCTCTTCGACGCGGAGCGGTTCCGCTCCCGGATCGCCGCCGAATGCGATTTCGACCCGCTGGCCGGCGGTCTGACCTTCGAGCAGATCGAACGCTCGGACCGCTATGTGCAGTTCGCGCTGGTGGCGGCGCAGGAAGCGGTCCGGGACTCCGGGCTGGACCTCCAGGCGCTCAACCCCTGGCGGATAGGGGTCTCCCTGGGCAGCGCGGTCGCCGCCTCCACCCGGCTGGAGCAGGACTACGTCAAGGTCAGCGACGCCGGGGAGCACTGGGATGTGGACCACCGCAAGGCGGGTCCGCATCTGCAGCACGCGTTCTCACCGAGCGCGCTGTCCTCCGGGGTGGCGGAGCTGACCGGTGCGCAGGGCCCCGTGCAGTCCGTCTCCACCGGCTGCACCTCCGGTCTCGACGCGATCGGATACGCCTTCCAGGCGATCGAGGAGCGGCGGGCCGATGTGTGCATCGCCGGGGCCGCGGACTCGCCGATCACCCCGCTGACCGTGGCCTGCTTCGACTCGATCAAGGCCACCTCCGCGAACAACGACAACGCGGCCACCGCCTCGCGGCCGTTCGACGCCCACCGGGACGGCTTCGTCCTCGGCGAGGGCGCCGCCGTGCTGGTCCTGGAGGAGCTGGAGCACGCCCGGGCCCGGGGGGCGCGGGTCTACTGCGAGTTCCGGGGCTTCGCCACCTACGGCAACGCGTACCACATGACCGGTCTGACGCGGGAGGGGCTGGAGATGTCCGAGGCGATCGACCACGCGCTCGGCCACGCCCGCGTCAACAGCGACGAGATCGACTACGTCAACGCGCACGGCTCGGGCACCAAGCAGAACGACCGGCATGAGACGGCGGCCGTGAAGCGGTCCCTGGGCGAGCACGCGTACAAGACCCCCATGAGCTCGATCAAGTCCATGGTGGGCCATTCCCTGGGGGCGATCGGCGCCATCGAGGTGGTCGCCTGCGCCATGGCGCTCGCCCATGGCGTGGTGCCGCCGACGGCCAACTACGAGACCCCCGACCCCGAATGCGACCTCGACTATGTCCCGCGCACCGCCCGCGCCCTCCCGCTGCGCAATGTGCTGTCGGTCGGCAGCGGGTTCGGCGGCTTCCAGTCCGCGGTGGTGCTGGGCCGGACGGACGGGAGGGCGGCATGAACGCGGCGATGAACACCCGGAACCGGGGCGCGGCCATCACGGGCATCGGTGTGATCGCCCCGGGCGGGGTGGGCACCGATGCCTTCTGGAAGGCGACCCGGGAGGGGATCCCCTGCCTCGACCGGATCTCCCGCGAGGGCAGCGGGCACTTTCCGGTCCGGATCGGCGGCCAGGTCCGCGGCTTCGATCCGGGGTCGATGATCGAGGAGCGCTTCCTCGTCCAGACCGACCGCTTCACCCACTTCGCGATGGCCTCGGCCGATCTCGCGCTGGACGACGCCCGGCTGCCGGTGGACGACATGTCGCCGTTCGCGATCGGCGTGGTGACCGCCTCCGGTTCCGGGGGCGGTGAGTTCGGCCAGCGCGAGCTGCAGCAGCTCTACGGCAAGGGGCCGCGCTATGTGGGCCCGTACCAGTCCATCGCGTGGTTCTACGCGGCCAGCACCGGCCAGGTCTCCATCCGCGGCGGGTTCAAGGGCCCCTGCGGAGTGGTGGCCAACGACGAGGCCGGCGGTCTTGACGCGCTCGCGCACGCCCGCCGGTCCATCCGGCGGGGGGCGGACGCGATGGTGGCCGGCGCCTCCGAGGCATCGCTGGCGCCGTACTCCATCGTCTGCATGCTCGGCTGGGACGAGCTGAGCCGGGCCCGCGACGCGGGCCGGGCCTATCTGCCGTTCACCGAGGACGCCTGCGGATTCGCGCCCGGCGAGGGCGGGGCGATGCTGGTCGTGGAGGAGGAGGGGGCCGCCCGGCGCCGCGGGGTGCGGATCCGGGGCTTCATCGCCGGATACGGCTCGACCTTCACCGGGGCCTCCCGGTGGGAGCGGTCCCGGGAGGGGCTCGCCCAGGCCATCCGGGTCGCCCTGGAGGACGCGCAGTGCGCGCCGGAGGAGATCGACATGGTCTTCGCCGACGCGCTCGGCGTGCCCGAGGCCGACCGTGCCGAGGCGCTGGCCATCGCCGACGCCCTCGGGCCGCACGGCACCCGGGTCCCGGTGACCGCGCCGAAGACCGGCTTCGGCCGGGTGCACTGCGCGGCCCCCACGCTCGACGTGGTGGCCGCCGTGCTCTCCATGGAGCACCGCGTCGTGCCCCCGACCCCGTACGTCACCGACGTCTGCCATGAGCTCGACCTGGTCACCCGCAGCTCCCGGCCCGCCGAGCCGCGGACGGCGCTGGTGCTCAGCCGAGGGCTCATGGGTTGCAACGCGGCGCTCGTGCTCCGCGGACCGGAAGGAGATTACTGATGTCAAGTCAACTGTCCTATGGGGAACTGGCCACGCTCATGAAGCGCTGCGCCGGGCTCACCGTCGACCCGGACATGATGCAGACCCGGCCGGACTCCACCTTCGAGGAGTACGGCCTGGACTCGCTCGGCCTGCTCGCCATCGTCGGTGAGCTGGAGAACCGGTACGGCACCCCGATCGAGCCGGGTGCCGAAAGCTGCAAGACCCCCGGGGACTTCCTCGACGTCATCAACACCTCACTTACCTCAGGAGCATGAAGATGGCAGGCCACACCGACAACGAGGTCATGATCAAGGCGCCGTTCGACCTCGTCTGGAACATGACCAACGACCTGGAGAACTGGCCGCAGCTCTTCAGCGAGTACGCCTCGGTCGAGGTGCTCCAGCGGACCGGGGACACCACCACCTTCCGCCTCACCATGCACCCCGATGAGGACGGCAAGGTCTGGAGCTGGGTCTCGGAGCGGGAGACGGCCCGCGATGTGCGCACGGTATGGGCCCGCCGCGTCGAGCCCGGCCCCTTCGCGTACATGAACATCCGCTGGGAGTACGAGGAGGAGTCCGAGGGCACCCGCATGCGCTGGACCCAGGACTTCGAGATGCGGCCCGACGCACCGGTCGACGACCCCACGATGACCGACCACATCAACCGCAACTCCCGTATCCAGATGGATCTGATCCGGGACAAGATCGAGCAGCGGGCCCGGGAGACGGTGGGGGCATGAGCGTGTACCGCACCATGATCGTCGCCAAGATGCAGCGGGACGCGGCCCCCCAGGTGGCCAAGATCTTCGCCGATTCCGACCGGGGCGAACTGCCCAAGCTGATCGGTGTCACCGGCCGCAGCCTCTTCCAGTTCGGTGATGTGTATCTGCATCTGATCGAGGCCGACCGGCCGCCGGCCACCGAGGTCACCAAGTACGCCAAGCACCCGGAGTTCCGTGACGTCAGCGCCCGCCTCCAGCCGTATATGCGGGCGTACGACCCGGCGACCTGGCGCGAGCCCAAGGACGCCATGGCGCATGAGTTCTACCGCTGGGAGCGCGACGCGGGCTAGCGGAGCCGTCCCGCCGCACGGGGCCGCCGACGGAGTTCACACCTCCCGGCGGCCCTTTCCTTATGCCCGGCGAGCGAAAATCTCACACTACTGGGCTCATCGGAATGATGTCTGCCGAAAAGGTGAAAGGACGTCAGTCCATTCGCGCGGCAAATGAGTGATCATTGCGCTTATCTACACCCAGAGGGCTTACAACGGAGCAGATCGCAGGCCGCGCCGAGTGGCAGGGGGAGCTCTCGTCGCTGACGGTGGATAAGACGCCGATGCGATCCCTTTATCTGGCAAATAGTCAGTATCGCGACGGCGCCGGAAGGAATGACTCATGCGATCTACTCGCGCACTCTTCACCGGGGCGGCGATTGCCGCCACCCTGACCCTGGGCGCCCCCGCCGCCGCGTTCGCCGCCGACGTCTCGGACCCGGGCGGTCACGGTGGGTACTCGAGCAGCCAGGAGTCCTCCGAGGACGGCTACGGCCAGGGCGGCAGCTCCTGGAAGGACAAGGACGACCACGGTCGCGAGGACGGCCGGGAAGACCACGGCAAGGAAGAAGAGCACGGCAAGGAAGAGATGAAGGGCAAGGACGAGGGCGGCGAGCGCGACTGGTCCTCCTCCCACGGCAAGGACGAGGACCGCGACTTCGACCACGGCAAGGACGAGGGCCGGGAGCACGAGCGCGAGTGGGACGGCAAGAAGGACGACCACGACTGGTCCGGCGGATCCTGGAAGGACCACGAGAAGGGCGAGAAGCCGCGCGGTGGCGTCCACACCGGTGGTGGCGGCATGGCCACCACGGGCAGCGGCATGGCCGCCGGCTCCGTCCTGCTCCTCGGTGGTCTGGGCGCCGGCGCCTACGCCCTGCGTCGCCGCAAGCCGACCGGCACCGCGATCTGAGCCTGACGCTTTCGTAATTCCGTGCTGCCGTGGCACCTCCGCCGAGCGGTGGTGCCACGGCAGCGCCACGAGCGCTGTGAAAAGCGGCCGTGAGAAAAGCACCGTAAGAAAGGCGCTGTGAGAAAGGCGAACACCCCTATGGGAAAGCCGGCCAAGCAGGGCGCTGCCGACAGCAACACCCGCATCCTCCGCTGGGCCGCCGCGTCGGCCCTCATCGGCGTATTCCTCATCTACAACTCCGTCGACGCCGCCTCGCAGAACACCCCGGCGTCGGCCCGGCCCGCGGCCAGCGCCCCGGCGTCCATCTCCGAACCGGAGAGCGACACTTCGGCCGAGGACGACTACGCGGACTCCCCGGAGTCGACGGCCGCCCCCGAGTCCCGTCCGGGACCCGCGCTGCCGCGCTCCCCCGCGTCCCATCTGGACATCCCCTCGATCGGCGTGAGCGCGCCCTTCACCCCCCTCTCGCTGGACGTGTCGGGTGTGCTGGTGCCGCCTCCGGACAC
Coding sequences:
- a CDS encoding class F sortase, with product MGKPAKQGAADSNTRILRWAAASALIGVFLIYNSVDAASQNTPASARPAASAPASISEPESDTSAEDDYADSPESTAAPESRPGPALPRSPASHLDIPSIGVSAPFTPLSLDVSGVLVPPPDTEQNLVGWYEGGPSPGERGNAIVAGHVDTKIGPAVFATLSQLKPQGKVAITREDGIVATFVVDKIKTFKKNAFPDQKVYGDTPNAQLRLITCGGAYDHTAKDYTANVVVFAHLSSYRYS